The Streptomyces sp. Edi4 genome includes a window with the following:
- a CDS encoding TetR family transcriptional regulator, whose product MRGGPGAAQAHGLRRFTGKDELVAEYLRRFDPSVLPGVFDRTDLTPRERLLSRALATTSTTPPVPLHRRRRRTPRPPAPRIPVRAPRLQESRRRAARRQRTTPREAGASADPEQLGEQLALLIDGAAARTPGLNADAFPTAAAIAAVLIDNAIPATSRR is encoded by the coding sequence TTGCGCGGCGGCCCAGGTGCTGCCCAAGCGCACGGCCTGCGGCGCTTCACCGGCAAGGACGAACTCGTCGCCGAGTACCTGCGCCGGTTCGACCCCTCCGTTCTGCCCGGCGTGTTCGACCGCACCGACCTCACGCCCCGCGAACGGCTCCTCAGCAGAGCCCTTGCGACGACATCCACCACCCCCCCTGTGCCCCTACATCGGCGCCGCCGTCGAACTCCACGACCCCCAGCACCCCGCATCCCAGTACGCGCGCCGCGACTACAAGAAAGCCGTCGCCGCGCGGCTCGCCGACAACGCACCACCCCCCGCGAAGCCGGCGCCAGCGCCGACCCTGAACAGCTCGGCGAGCAGCTCGCGCTGCTCATCGACGGCGCCGCGGCCCGCACACCGGGCCTCAACGCCGACGCCTTCCCCACCGCCGCCGCCATCGCCGCCGTCCTCATCGACAACGCCATCCCCGCCACGAGCCGGCGATGA
- a CDS encoding ImmA/IrrE family metallo-endopeptidase — protein MSDVRPAQPGMLVVAREFRGMTQADVAEAMVKASGGDVAVSQGYVSRAESARLAVSGERLELYAAALGYPPDLLCLAPQVHGIGVGLVHHRKRASLTVSALRRQHAHLALTRVHLQGIAGCRPGLGVRAAAIPTVELGALTTAKDAARQVRKAWGLPPGPAADITASLEEAGALVVARDLGSGRLDAVSQWDGKQPPLILANDHAPSDRYRFSLAHELGHLVLHQSPGDSTVQERQADEFAAEFLMPARDIRSAFTPRVDLELLARLKREWKVSMAALLRRAQSLNIVTDWQYRSVMVEMSALGYRTAEPVGIDRERPRYVPGLIHSALATGMSEEELARCARLLPEDFQLLYAPREGAAVDSASKVRP, from the coding sequence GTGAGCGACGTACGTCCGGCGCAGCCGGGGATGCTGGTGGTGGCCCGGGAGTTCCGCGGCATGACGCAAGCCGACGTGGCTGAGGCGATGGTGAAGGCCTCTGGCGGTGATGTGGCGGTGTCCCAGGGGTATGTGAGCCGCGCCGAGAGCGCCCGGCTGGCGGTCTCGGGAGAGCGGCTGGAGCTGTACGCGGCGGCGCTGGGGTATCCGCCGGATCTGCTGTGTCTGGCTCCACAGGTGCACGGGATCGGCGTGGGGCTCGTCCACCACCGCAAGCGTGCGTCGTTGACCGTCTCCGCCCTGCGGCGCCAGCATGCCCATCTCGCCCTGACACGGGTGCATTTGCAGGGCATCGCCGGGTGCCGCCCCGGTCTCGGCGTGCGGGCTGCGGCCATTCCCACTGTCGAACTCGGCGCCCTGACCACGGCCAAGGACGCAGCCCGGCAGGTTCGCAAGGCCTGGGGTCTGCCGCCGGGCCCGGCGGCAGACATCACCGCATCGCTGGAGGAGGCCGGGGCCCTGGTGGTCGCGCGTGATCTGGGCAGCGGCCGGCTCGACGCGGTCAGCCAGTGGGACGGGAAGCAGCCGCCACTCATCCTGGCCAACGACCACGCGCCCTCGGACCGCTACCGCTTCAGCCTGGCGCACGAGCTGGGGCACCTGGTTCTGCACCAGTCCCCCGGCGACAGCACCGTGCAGGAGCGGCAGGCCGACGAATTCGCTGCCGAGTTCCTCATGCCCGCGCGTGACATCCGCTCCGCCTTCACGCCTCGCGTCGACCTGGAACTCCTGGCCCGGCTGAAGCGGGAGTGGAAGGTGTCGATGGCCGCGCTGCTGCGCCGGGCGCAGAGTCTGAACATCGTCACGGACTGGCAGTACCGCAGCGTGATGGTGGAGATGTCCGCGCTGGGTTACCGCACGGCCGAACCGGTCGGGATAGACCGAGAGCGGCCCCGGTACGTCCCTGGGCTGATCCACTCTGCTCTGGCCACGGGGATGAGCGAGGAAGAGCTGGCCCGCTGCGCGCGGCTGCTACCCGAGGACTTCCAGCTGCTGTACGCCCCGCGCGAAGGCGCGGCGGTGGATTCTGCTTCGAAGGTGAGGCCATGA
- a CDS encoding SMC family ATPase, which translates to MRLHSLHLQAFGPFARRHTVDFDALSADGLFLLHGDTGAGKSTLFAAICFALYGLPPHERNMRLRSDHAPTDLLTEVTLEVTLAGKRLQIRRIPAQKRPHLRNSAELVDQKAETYLHQWVLDEHGHGRWEGIIKSHKEAGEEIKSLLRLTRQQFCQVVLLPQNEFTKFLRADASERRVLLGTLFGTRRFGLIEEFLANRKTLTAKTRDEARADVLRLAERIQQAAGDDLEPAQNAPRADDPATLTAPARAWATALHRQALTRQDAADAATETAEQQLTEARLAEQAVRDLHRLQQAHRTTAHDLGLLHEQTTHHDHLAERRDRAVKAQQLSSALETAHTAELEHTRALDDDSRARALLPPEHASLDTAGLTHAGQQLHAETGAVQALLPDEATLQRHTTELAALDRERQQLTETLTDAQQWLNALPQRRADLATRLETARSAQETSRELTPTLNLAEKQLEAARRRDALDQQISAAHKVLSQAEKDSAQAAKTYVDIRRRRTDGIVAELAGRLVDGEDCPVCGSPTHPAPATAQPGQPTAADEQAAEAAHTRAQQSENKAKEALAQLNEQAATARGEAGGNTPLADLTAHRTGLEQHLADALSQAADAGPADEQLTLLEKEQADTEHTRNTAATRLGAADATYDSLHTQREELTHRLATALNGHTTLADRITHLTQHAGRLETAAACAATVATTAAERHSATALAQEAAHAAGFTSPAEASAARLPDDELTAIENEITQWREQRLVLTARLAEPELQAAITQPPADLEHAVTELNTATTTHTRTAALSTQAAGRSTALATLTAQLDTQIQRLEPLEDAYHTVDHLHGLISGGSPSNQLRMQLESYVLAARLEDVVDAANTRLSRMSHHRFTLVHSDDRAARGAKSGLDLKVLDAWNGHKRHTDTLSGGESFYVSLALALGLADIVTAEAGGQALDTLFIDEGFGTLDEDTLHQVLDVLDSLRAHDRTVGLISHVPELRRRITQRLHISKNIDGSTLTHLTEAAE; encoded by the coding sequence ATGCGTCTGCACTCCCTGCACCTGCAGGCCTTCGGCCCCTTCGCCCGCCGCCACACCGTCGACTTCGACGCCCTGTCCGCCGACGGCCTGTTCCTTCTGCACGGCGACACCGGCGCCGGCAAGAGCACCCTGTTCGCCGCCATCTGCTTCGCCCTCTACGGCCTGCCACCCCACGAACGCAACATGCGGCTGCGCAGCGATCACGCTCCCACGGATCTGCTGACCGAAGTGACCCTGGAAGTAACCCTCGCCGGCAAGCGCCTGCAGATCCGCAGGATCCCCGCCCAGAAGCGACCCCACCTGCGCAACAGCGCAGAACTCGTCGACCAGAAGGCCGAAACCTACCTGCACCAGTGGGTACTCGACGAACACGGACACGGCCGGTGGGAAGGCATCATCAAGTCCCACAAGGAAGCCGGAGAAGAGATCAAGTCCCTCCTGCGCCTGACCCGCCAGCAGTTCTGCCAGGTCGTCCTGCTCCCACAGAACGAGTTCACCAAGTTCCTGCGCGCCGACGCATCCGAACGCCGGGTCCTGCTCGGCACCCTCTTCGGCACCCGCCGCTTCGGCCTCATCGAAGAATTCCTCGCCAACCGCAAAACCCTCACCGCCAAGACGCGCGACGAGGCCCGCGCCGACGTCCTGCGCCTGGCCGAACGCATCCAGCAGGCAGCCGGAGACGACCTCGAACCAGCCCAGAACGCCCCCCGGGCCGACGACCCCGCCACCCTCACCGCACCCGCCCGCGCCTGGGCCACCGCCCTGCACCGCCAGGCCCTCACCCGCCAAGACGCCGCCGACGCTGCCACCGAGACCGCCGAGCAGCAGCTGACCGAAGCCCGCCTGGCAGAACAGGCCGTCCGCGACCTCCACCGTCTCCAGCAGGCCCACCGCACCACCGCACACGACCTCGGCCTGCTCCACGAGCAGACCACCCACCACGACCACCTCGCCGAACGCCGCGACCGCGCCGTCAAAGCCCAACAACTGAGCTCCGCCCTGGAGACCGCACACACCGCCGAACTCGAGCACACCCGTGCCCTGGACGACGACAGCCGCGCCCGCGCCCTCCTGCCACCCGAACACGCATCCCTCGACACCGCCGGCCTCACTCACGCCGGCCAGCAACTGCACGCCGAAACCGGCGCCGTCCAGGCACTGCTGCCCGACGAGGCCACCCTCCAGCGCCACACGACAGAGCTTGCCGCACTCGACCGCGAGCGCCAGCAGCTCACCGAAACCCTCACCGACGCCCAGCAATGGCTCAACGCCCTTCCGCAACGCCGCGCTGACCTTGCCACGCGCCTGGAAACCGCCCGCAGCGCGCAGGAAACCAGCCGCGAACTCACCCCCACCCTCAACCTCGCCGAAAAGCAGCTGGAAGCCGCCAGACGCCGTGACGCTCTCGACCAGCAGATCAGCGCCGCCCACAAGGTCCTCAGCCAGGCCGAGAAGGACTCCGCGCAAGCCGCGAAAACGTACGTCGACATCCGGCGCCGCCGCACGGACGGCATCGTCGCCGAGCTCGCCGGCCGGCTCGTCGACGGCGAAGACTGCCCCGTATGCGGTTCCCCCACCCACCCCGCACCCGCCACTGCCCAGCCCGGTCAGCCCACCGCCGCCGACGAACAGGCCGCCGAAGCCGCCCACACCCGCGCCCAACAGAGCGAGAACAAGGCCAAAGAGGCCCTGGCCCAGCTGAACGAACAGGCCGCCACGGCACGCGGTGAAGCCGGCGGCAACACCCCTCTGGCCGACCTCACCGCCCACCGCACCGGCCTCGAACAACACCTCGCCGACGCTCTCTCCCAGGCAGCCGACGCCGGACCGGCCGACGAACAACTCACCCTCCTGGAAAAGGAACAAGCCGACACCGAACACACCCGCAACACCGCAGCAACACGCCTGGGCGCCGCCGACGCCACCTACGACAGCCTGCACACCCAGCGCGAAGAGCTCACCCACCGCCTGGCAACCGCCCTCAACGGACACACCACACTCGCCGACCGCATCACCCATCTCACTCAGCACGCCGGCCGCCTCGAGACCGCCGCCGCGTGCGCGGCCACCGTGGCAACAACCGCCGCGGAACGCCACAGCGCCACCGCTCTCGCACAGGAGGCAGCGCACGCGGCAGGCTTCACCTCCCCGGCCGAAGCCTCGGCCGCCCGCCTGCCCGACGACGAACTCACCGCGATCGAAAACGAGATCACCCAGTGGCGTGAACAGCGCCTTGTATTGACCGCCCGTCTCGCCGAACCCGAACTGCAGGCAGCCATCACCCAACCGCCCGCCGACCTCGAGCACGCCGTCACCGAACTGAACACCGCCACCACGACCCACACCCGCACGGCAGCCCTCTCCACCCAGGCCGCCGGCCGGTCAACCGCCCTGGCCACCCTCACCGCTCAGCTGGACACCCAGATCCAGCGCCTGGAACCCCTCGAGGACGCCTACCACACCGTCGATCACCTACACGGCCTCATCAGCGGCGGCTCACCCAGCAACCAGCTCCGCATGCAACTGGAGTCCTACGTCCTGGCAGCCCGACTCGAAGACGTCGTCGACGCCGCCAACACCCGCCTGTCACGCATGTCCCACCACCGCTTCACCCTCGTCCACTCCGACGACAGAGCCGCCCGAGGCGCCAAATCAGGACTGGACCTCAAAGTCCTCGATGCCTGGAACGGACACAAACGCCACACCGACACCCTCTCCGGCGGCGAATCCTTCTACGTCTCCCTGGCCCTCGCCCTGGGCCTGGCCGACATCGTCACCGCCGAAGCCGGCGGCCAGGCACTGGACACCCTCTTCATCGACGAAGGCTTCGGCACCCTCGACGAAGACACCCTCCACCAAGTCCTCGACGTCCTGGACTCCCTACGCGCCCACGACCGCACCGTCGGACTCATCAGCCACGTCCCCGAACTCCGCCGCCGCATCACCCAACGCCTGCACATCTCCAAGAACATCGACGGCTCCACCCTCACCCACCTGACCGAAGCGGCCGAATGA
- a CDS encoding DEAD/DEAH box helicase family protein, protein MTASPPATEHTERLVLRTDQQKGLVNTVRHLRRPRTRGHAVSACGTGKTLFALRVAEELGVRHLAVAVPSLDLVAQWAAAARADGRSEPMITISSLRAESHPLLADAKVDSANAGEYLAYWLGRHPKATVFFTYDSLSKIEEAQHSAIFPAPVFGLLIVDEAHATAGTWEKNWTALHDNERIPAERRLYLTATPYVWEAPRLTEPPTTRAQPKRTTATAPAWDDPALLATMDQPKIFGPRLHTYSHADAIDDGVLADYQLVVPTVTDTELRTALTDPEAGPTARRTTALHLAILKAMREQDLRHVFVYFQQIADAADFARQFAHTLRTLPDDLRPDWADQVVVQSIDGTHNARRRAGIINRFTDADRGVLANAKILGEGVDLPAVDGVVFADRTASVRRIVQALGRALRKPPTLKTKTASLVIPAYIPPGTDPTDLLGTPYEALWLVTAALRHHDQTIAARAPRGKNQHPARDSNTYITRRFRFDHTLDPSAIARALDLLVWPADGAVLSAPRRAGLAAARCCGFHFVVVCLTARAILVLPPYFVQLRIAKVNRETR, encoded by the coding sequence ATGACCGCCAGCCCTCCTGCCACAGAACACACCGAGCGTCTGGTCCTGCGCACGGACCAGCAAAAGGGCCTCGTGAATACGGTTCGCCACCTGCGCCGCCCGCGCACCCGCGGACATGCCGTCTCAGCCTGTGGCACCGGCAAGACCCTCTTCGCACTGCGCGTCGCCGAGGAACTCGGCGTGCGCCACCTGGCGGTGGCGGTGCCCAGCCTGGACCTGGTCGCGCAGTGGGCTGCGGCCGCCCGAGCAGACGGCCGCAGCGAGCCGATGATCACCATCTCCTCGCTGCGCGCCGAGTCCCACCCGCTCCTCGCCGACGCCAAGGTCGACTCGGCCAACGCGGGGGAGTACCTGGCCTACTGGCTGGGCCGCCACCCCAAAGCGACGGTGTTCTTCACCTACGACTCGCTGTCCAAGATCGAAGAGGCCCAGCACTCCGCAATCTTTCCTGCCCCCGTCTTCGGCCTGCTGATCGTGGACGAAGCACACGCCACGGCCGGCACCTGGGAGAAGAACTGGACCGCACTGCACGACAACGAGCGCATCCCTGCCGAGCGCCGCCTCTACCTCACCGCCACCCCGTATGTATGGGAAGCCCCCCGCCTGACCGAGCCGCCCACCACCAGGGCGCAGCCCAAGCGCACCACCGCTACCGCACCGGCCTGGGACGACCCGGCCCTGCTGGCGACCATGGACCAGCCGAAGATCTTCGGCCCCCGCCTGCACACCTACTCCCACGCCGACGCCATCGACGACGGCGTCCTGGCCGACTATCAGCTCGTCGTCCCCACCGTCACCGACACCGAACTGCGCACCGCCCTCACCGATCCCGAGGCCGGGCCCACCGCGCGCCGCACCACCGCCCTGCACCTGGCCATCCTCAAGGCCATGCGCGAGCAGGACCTGCGCCACGTGTTCGTCTACTTTCAGCAGATCGCCGACGCCGCCGACTTCGCCCGCCAGTTCGCCCACACCCTGCGCACCCTCCCCGACGACCTGCGCCCCGACTGGGCGGACCAGGTTGTCGTGCAGTCCATCGACGGCACCCACAACGCCCGCCGCCGCGCGGGCATCATCAACCGCTTCACCGATGCCGACCGCGGGGTACTGGCCAACGCCAAGATCCTCGGCGAAGGCGTCGACCTGCCGGCGGTCGACGGAGTCGTCTTCGCGGACCGCACCGCCAGCGTCCGCCGCATCGTCCAGGCGCTGGGCCGCGCCCTGCGCAAACCCCCCACCCTCAAGACGAAGACGGCCAGCCTCGTCATCCCCGCCTACATCCCGCCCGGCACCGACCCCACCGACCTCCTCGGCACCCCGTATGAGGCCCTGTGGCTGGTCACCGCCGCCCTGCGCCACCACGACCAGACCATCGCCGCCCGCGCCCCGCGCGGCAAGAACCAGCATCCCGCCCGCGACTCCAACACCTACATCACCCGCCGCTTCCGCTTCGACCACACCCTCGACCCTTCGGCGATCGCCCGCGCCCTAGACCTGCTGGTATGGCCCGCCGACGGCGCCGTCCTGTCCGCCCCCCGCCGCGCCGGACTCGCCGCCGCCAGGTGCTGTGGATTCCATTTTGTAGTCGTCTGCTTAACTGCTCGCGCGATATTGGTTTTGCCACCTTACTTCGTTCAGTTACGTATTGCTAAGGTTAATAGGGAAACACGATAG
- a CDS encoding exonuclease SbcCD subunit D, giving the protein MRFLHTSDWHLGRRFHGEDLIDHQRKVLDHICATARTQKVDALLIAGDIYDRAIPSLDAVRLFDRALHQLADLSIPTVMISGNHDSAHRLGTGSGLYAKAGVHLRTNPADAARPVLLDDEHGPVAVYGVPYLEPALVRTQLDAETASHQAVLTSALDRIRADLATRPGTRSVVLAHAVITGATSSKSERDISVGGVAHAGADLFDGIDYTALGHLHRPQRVNDRIHYSGSPLAYSFSETNHTKSLTLADLPADGAPTITHHDIPADLHLPLARLTGRIEDLLADPAHEPLSETWLQATLTDTALPYEAMARLRQRFSKTLDMRHVPAGIPAQATDSPTYRERVRGRGDLDIAHDFITAVRGTPPTPTEAGLLQEAVDDMRVHAQEKETV; this is encoded by the coding sequence ATGAGGTTCCTGCACACCTCGGACTGGCATCTCGGCCGCCGGTTCCACGGGGAAGATCTGATCGACCACCAGCGCAAGGTCCTGGACCACATCTGCGCCACCGCCCGCACGCAGAAGGTGGACGCCCTGCTGATCGCGGGCGACATCTACGACCGTGCCATCCCGAGCCTGGACGCGGTACGCCTGTTCGACCGGGCTCTGCACCAGCTCGCCGACCTCAGCATCCCCACCGTCATGATCAGCGGCAACCACGACTCCGCCCACCGCCTCGGCACCGGCTCCGGCCTGTACGCCAAAGCCGGCGTCCACCTGCGCACCAACCCCGCCGACGCCGCCCGCCCCGTCCTCCTCGACGACGAACACGGCCCCGTCGCCGTCTACGGAGTGCCCTACCTCGAACCCGCCCTGGTACGCACCCAGCTGGACGCCGAGACAGCCTCGCACCAGGCCGTGCTCACCTCGGCACTGGACCGCATCCGAGCCGACCTCGCCACCCGCCCGGGCACCCGCTCCGTCGTCCTCGCCCACGCTGTCATCACCGGCGCCACCAGCAGCAAAAGCGAACGCGACATCAGCGTCGGCGGCGTCGCCCACGCCGGCGCCGACCTCTTCGACGGCATCGACTACACCGCCCTGGGCCATCTCCACCGCCCGCAGCGCGTCAACGACCGCATCCACTACAGCGGCTCCCCGCTGGCCTACTCCTTCTCCGAGACCAACCACACCAAATCCCTCACCCTCGCCGACCTGCCGGCCGACGGCGCCCCCACGATCACGCACCACGACATCCCGGCCGACCTCCACCTGCCGCTGGCACGGCTGACCGGCCGCATCGAAGACCTGCTGGCCGACCCCGCACACGAACCGCTCAGCGAAACCTGGCTGCAGGCCACCCTCACCGACACCGCCCTGCCGTACGAGGCGATGGCACGCCTCAGACAGCGCTTCTCCAAGACCCTGGACATGCGGCACGTGCCCGCCGGCATCCCGGCACAGGCCACCGACAGCCCCACCTACCGCGAACGGGTACGCGGCCGCGGCGACCTCGACATCGCCCACGACTTCATCACCGCCGTGCGCGGCACCCCACCCACCCCCACAGAGGCAGGCCTCCTGCAAGAGGCCGTCGACGACATGCGCGTGCACGCCCAGGAGAAGGAAACCGTCTGA